The following are encoded together in the Hemicordylus capensis ecotype Gifberg chromosome 4, rHemCap1.1.pri, whole genome shotgun sequence genome:
- the NAA20 gene encoding N-alpha-acetyltransferase 20 produces MTSLRAFTCNDLFRFNNINLDPLTETYGIPFYLQYLAHWPEYFIVAEAPGGELMGYIMGKAEGSVAREEWHGHVTALSVAPEFRRLGLAAKLMELLEEISERKGGFFVDLFVRVSNQVAVNMYKQLGYSVYRTVLEYYSASNGEPDEDAYDMRKALSRDTEKKSIVPLPHPVRPEDIE; encoded by the exons AAACTTGGACCCTCTCACAGAGACT TATGGAATTCCATTTTACTTACAATACTTAGCTCATTGGCCAGAGTATTTTATTGTTGCAGAAGCACCTGGTGGAGAGCTGATGGGTTACA TCatggggaaagcagaaggttcaGTCGCCAGAGAAGAGTGGCATGGTCATGTTACTGCGCTCTCTGTTGCACCGGAATTTCGTCGGCTGGGTTTAGCTGCTAAACTGATGGAACTACTTGAGGAAATATCAGAAAG GAAGGGTGGATTTTTTGTGGATCTCTTTGTAAGAGTGTCAAATCAGGTTGCAGTGAATATGTACAAGCAATTAGGCTACAGTGTGTACAGAACAGTGCTAGAATACTACTCGGCGAGCAATGGGGAGCCCGATGAAGATGCTTATG ATATGAGGAAAGCCCTGTCCAGAGATACAGAGAAGAAATCAATTGTACCATTACCTCATCCTGTTAGGCCAGAAGACATTGAATAA